One window of Halopelagius longus genomic DNA carries:
- a CDS encoding ArsR/SmtB family transcription factor: protein MADILPSRPDPPDDDDKEPRVVGIDSEGVEDLLSAISSDTARSILAELHERPATPSEVADRTDTSIQNAQYHLGRLNDTGLVEESGTAYSEKGREMTVYAPADRALVVVAGQEDDTSGLQTALSQLLGGLGVVALGSVVVDRLARRGGPAFSVGMGSSGGAGGESGGGTGGDGSAQTDLTGQSVETNATTEGARTTAGGGDTPAPSEGAETAADAPTRTPTDAPSDGGFRIAEVTETPEETATEAARTVRETAEATRQPTEAASTRTPAPEETVTEAATEAAQAATDAATGSGDPVATLGAAVASLSPGELFLLGGLVTVVAVGAYWWIRK, encoded by the coding sequence ATGGCGGATATTCTCCCCTCCCGACCTGACCCGCCGGACGACGACGACAAGGAGCCTCGCGTGGTGGGGATAGACAGCGAGGGCGTCGAGGACCTCCTCTCGGCCATCTCGTCGGACACCGCGCGGTCGATTCTGGCCGAACTCCACGAGCGACCGGCGACGCCCTCCGAGGTTGCCGACCGGACGGACACGTCGATTCAGAACGCCCAGTACCACCTCGGACGACTGAACGACACCGGTCTCGTCGAGGAGTCCGGGACGGCCTACTCCGAGAAGGGCCGGGAGATGACCGTCTACGCGCCCGCCGACCGCGCCCTCGTCGTCGTGGCCGGACAGGAGGACGACACCTCGGGACTGCAGACGGCGCTGTCGCAACTACTCGGCGGCCTCGGCGTCGTCGCACTCGGGAGCGTCGTCGTGGACCGACTCGCGCGGCGCGGCGGCCCCGCCTTCTCCGTCGGGATGGGGAGTAGCGGCGGCGCGGGCGGCGAATCGGGAGGCGGCACGGGCGGCGACGGGAGCGCCCAGACGGACCTCACCGGACAGAGCGTCGAGACGAACGCGACGACCGAAGGTGCCCGGACGACGGCGGGTGGCGGAGACACCCCCGCGCCGTCGGAAGGCGCGGAGACGGCCGCCGACGCGCCCACGCGGACGCCGACGGACGCGCCGTCCGACGGCGGATTCCGCATCGCGGAGGTGACGGAGACGCCCGAGGAGACGGCGACGGAGGCGGCTCGAACGGTGCGAGAGACGGCGGAGGCGACCCGACAACCGACGGAAGCCGCCTCGACGCGGACGCCCGCGCCCGAGGAGACGGTAACGGAAGCGGCGACCGAGGCGGCGCAGGCCGCCACGGATGCGGCGACCGGGTCCGGCGACCCGGTGGCGACGCTCGGGGCGGCCGTCGCGTCGCTGTCGCCCGGCGAACTGTTCCTCCTCGGCGGGTTGGTGACCGTCGTCGCCGTCGGCGCGTACTGGTGGATTCGGAAGTGA
- a CDS encoding metallophosphoesterase, whose protein sequence is MLVVVSDTHSTDSHRLSGRTSDAVREADVVAHAGDFMRESVLDEFVAESDRFFGVFGNNDDAGIRERLPEARTFVYGGLTFAMTHTRRGGPTALSLFGRERGADVVLFGHSHRPTFDATGEVTLLNPGSHAQPRGHRAAHAELEALPDGGVRGRLVEPDGDAFETFTIPPTGE, encoded by the coding sequence ATGCTCGTCGTCGTCTCCGATACGCACAGCACTGACTCGCACCGCCTCTCCGGCCGCACGTCAGACGCCGTCCGAGAGGCCGATGTCGTCGCCCACGCCGGCGACTTCATGCGCGAGTCGGTCCTCGACGAGTTCGTCGCGGAGTCGGACCGCTTCTTCGGCGTCTTCGGTAACAACGACGACGCCGGCATCCGCGAACGCCTCCCGGAGGCCCGGACGTTCGTCTACGGCGGCCTCACGTTCGCGATGACCCACACCCGCCGCGGCGGTCCGACGGCGCTATCGCTGTTCGGGCGGGAACGCGGCGCGGACGTGGTTCTCTTCGGACACAGTCACCGACCGACGTTCGACGCCACGGGCGAGGTGACGCTTCTCAATCCGGGGAGTCACGCCCAACCGCGGGGCCACCGGGCGGCGCACGCGGAACTCGAAGCCTTGCCGGACGGGGGCGTCCGCGGCCGCCTCGTCGAACCCGACGGCGACGCGTTCGAGACGTTCACGATACCGCCGACTGGGGAGTGA
- a CDS encoding cation diffusion facilitator family transporter produces MAESKGVVIAALIANGAIAVLKFGGFLLTSSPSMLSETYHSISDTGNQVFLLVGIRYSEREADREHPFGYGKAQFFYSFLVSVLLFGIAGWESLKHGYDAVVHGGHALGGTVSALGATFPAWYVNVAVLLGAIGFETYAFKKAFAELKRQIREYEWNGIYDAFKKTSDVTTLTAFTEDAVALGGAIIALVGIALTELTGNHIFDAMGAVFIGVLLMGFAVALALENKRLILGESLPADVETDLRRIVTDHPGVVDLDAFSTVFVGPQDILVTADVSFDAELDTGDLEDDIAEIERRLKDADGRVNHVFLEPER; encoded by the coding sequence ATGGCAGAGAGTAAAGGCGTCGTGATAGCCGCGCTCATCGCCAACGGAGCCATCGCGGTGTTGAAGTTCGGCGGCTTTCTCCTCACCAGCAGTCCGTCGATGCTGTCGGAGACGTACCACTCCATCTCCGACACCGGGAATCAGGTGTTCCTCCTCGTCGGCATCCGGTACAGTGAACGGGAGGCCGACAGGGAGCACCCCTTCGGCTACGGGAAAGCGCAGTTCTTCTACTCGTTTCTCGTCTCCGTTCTCCTCTTCGGCATCGCCGGGTGGGAGTCGCTGAAACACGGCTACGACGCCGTCGTCCACGGCGGGCACGCCCTCGGCGGCACCGTCTCCGCCCTCGGGGCGACGTTCCCGGCGTGGTACGTCAACGTCGCCGTCCTCCTCGGCGCGATCGGATTCGAGACGTACGCTTTCAAGAAGGCGTTCGCCGAACTCAAACGGCAGATACGGGAGTACGAGTGGAACGGCATCTACGACGCGTTCAAGAAGACCAGCGACGTGACGACGCTGACCGCGTTCACGGAGGACGCCGTCGCCCTCGGCGGGGCGATAATCGCACTCGTCGGCATCGCCCTCACGGAACTGACCGGCAACCACATCTTCGACGCGATGGGCGCGGTGTTCATCGGCGTCCTCCTGATGGGGTTCGCCGTCGCGTTGGCGTTGGAGAACAAGCGCCTCATCCTCGGAGAGAGTCTCCCGGCGGACGTGGAGACCGACCTCCGGCGAATCGTCACCGACCACCCCGGCGTCGTCGACCTGGACGCGTTCAGCACCGTCTTCGTCGGGCCGCAGGACATCCTCGTCACCGCCGACGTGAGCTTCGACGCGGAACTCGACACCGGCGACTTAGAGGACGACATCGCGGAGATAGAGCGGAGGTTGAAGGACGCCGACGGCCGCGTCAACCACGTCTTCCTCGAACCGGAGCGGTAG
- a CDS encoding threonine aldolase family protein produces the protein MPVDLRSDTVTRPSDEMREAARDASVGDDVYGDDPTVNELESRAADAVGTEDALYVPSGTMGNQIAARVHTDRGDEILVERESHVYRWELGGLAQLSDLQVRTFDAGERAVPTPEQVREGYVEESLHRPGTGLLSLENTHNARGGVAVPPEDIDAAAEAANELGVPVHLDGARLFNACVALDADPERMVREVDSVMFCLSKGLGAPVGSILAGGEEFVAAARRVRKLFGGGMRQAGIIAAPGILALDNVERLAEDHENARRLADGLDGIDGLSAPTPDTNIVQVSTEDAGVTAEEFVAACEDRGVLGGAHGEYLTRFCTNLDVSGEDIEAAIDRVRGAVEDVAV, from the coding sequence ATGCCCGTCGACCTACGAAGCGACACGGTGACGCGCCCGAGCGACGAGATGCGGGAGGCGGCCCGCGACGCGTCCGTCGGCGACGACGTGTACGGCGACGACCCGACCGTGAACGAACTCGAATCGCGCGCCGCCGACGCGGTCGGCACCGAGGACGCCCTCTACGTTCCCTCCGGCACGATGGGGAACCAGATCGCCGCGCGCGTCCACACCGACCGCGGCGACGAGATTCTCGTCGAGCGAGAGTCGCACGTCTACCGCTGGGAACTCGGCGGCCTCGCGCAACTGTCGGACCTGCAGGTCCGCACGTTCGATGCGGGCGAGCGAGCCGTGCCGACGCCCGAACAGGTGCGCGAGGGGTACGTCGAGGAGAGCCTCCACCGGCCGGGAACGGGGCTTCTCTCCCTCGAAAACACGCACAACGCCCGCGGCGGCGTCGCCGTCCCGCCCGAAGATATCGACGCCGCGGCGGAGGCGGCCAACGAACTCGGCGTCCCGGTCCACCTCGACGGCGCGCGCCTGTTCAACGCGTGCGTCGCCCTCGACGCCGACCCCGAACGGATGGTCCGCGAGGTCGATTCGGTGATGTTCTGCCTCTCGAAGGGTCTCGGCGCGCCCGTCGGGTCGATTCTCGCCGGCGGCGAGGAGTTCGTCGCGGCGGCGCGCCGCGTCAGAAAGTTGTTCGGCGGCGGGATGCGGCAGGCCGGGATAATCGCCGCGCCGGGCATCCTCGCACTCGACAACGTCGAGCGACTCGCCGAGGACCACGAGAACGCCCGCCGCCTCGCCGACGGACTCGACGGAATCGATGGGTTGTCTGCCCCGACGCCGGACACCAACATCGTCCAAGTTTCGACCGAAGACGCCGGCGTGACCGCCGAGGAGTTCGTCGCCGCCTGCGAGGACCGGGGCGTCCTCGGCGGCGCACACGGCGAGTATCTGACGCGCTTCTGTACGAACCTCGACGTGAGCGGCGAGGATATCGAAGCGGCGATAGACCGGGTTCGAGGGGCGGTCGAAGACGTCGCGGTCTGA
- a CDS encoding DoxX family protein codes for MQTTQLTQARTDLSNALDFELKGTLAGYWTAVLRVVVGYWFLHAGVGKLTAAEPFDAAGWLANGTAGSPLHGFFVWVAQTPWLLEFTNFMIPLGEVLIGLGLVVGALVRLAAFFGGVLMVFFYLGNADWAHGLVNGDLMGLLLFVTLGVLGAGRVLGVDALLERTGLGKTRAAKYVLG; via the coding sequence ATGCAAACTACTCAACTCACTCAGGCCCGCACCGACCTCTCGAACGCCCTCGACTTCGAGTTGAAGGGGACGCTGGCGGGGTACTGGACGGCGGTGCTCCGCGTCGTCGTGGGGTACTGGTTCCTCCACGCGGGCGTGGGCAAACTCACCGCGGCGGAACCGTTCGACGCCGCGGGGTGGCTCGCTAACGGCACCGCGGGGAGCCCCCTCCACGGCTTCTTCGTCTGGGTCGCCCAGACGCCGTGGCTCTTGGAGTTTACGAACTTCATGATACCTCTGGGAGAGGTGCTCATCGGTCTCGGACTCGTCGTGGGCGCACTCGTGCGTCTCGCGGCGTTCTTCGGGGGCGTCCTGATGGTGTTCTTCTACCTCGGGAACGCCGACTGGGCCCACGGCCTCGTCAACGGCGACCTGATGGGGTTACTGCTGTTCGTGACCCTCGGCGTCCTCGGCGCGGGGCGCGTCCTCGGCGTGGACGCACTCCTCGAACGGACCGGCCTCGGGAAGACGCGCGCCGCGAAGTACGTCCTCGGTTGA
- a CDS encoding aminopeptidase, giving the protein MDPRIREHAQTIADHSADIQSGDDVVISAPAVAEELVVALHEACAERGANPVYLNSSSRATRAFLKNREAEFETPEHLLSLYEEMDVFVAVRGDVNATEQSDVDPETNAAYRRAMQPALEERLSKRWCLTQFPASGSAQLAGMSTDAYQNFVWDAVSLDWDAQREHQAQMVDILDDADEVRIRSGEETDVTMSVAGNSTLNDYGEKNLPGGEVFTAPVKESVEGEVHFDMPLYRQGREIEDVRVRFEDGRVESYSAARNEEVLDGVFETDEGARYLGELGIGMNRAIDRFTYNMLFDEKMGDTVHMAVGSAYAECVGEENELNESAEHVDMIVDMSEDSVIEVDGEVVQRDGTFVFEDGF; this is encoded by the coding sequence ATGGACCCGCGCATACGCGAACACGCACAGACCATCGCGGACCACTCCGCGGACATCCAGTCCGGCGACGACGTGGTGATAAGCGCCCCCGCCGTCGCGGAGGAACTCGTCGTCGCCCTCCACGAGGCGTGCGCCGAACGCGGGGCGAACCCCGTCTACCTCAACAGCAGTTCCCGCGCCACCCGCGCGTTCCTGAAGAACCGCGAGGCGGAGTTCGAGACGCCGGAGCACTTGCTCTCCCTCTACGAGGAGATGGACGTCTTCGTCGCCGTCCGCGGGGACGTGAACGCGACGGAGCAGTCGGACGTAGACCCGGAGACGAACGCCGCGTACCGGCGGGCGATGCAACCCGCCCTCGAGGAACGACTGTCGAAGCGGTGGTGTCTCACGCAGTTCCCCGCGTCCGGAAGCGCGCAGTTGGCGGGCATGAGCACCGACGCCTACCAGAACTTCGTCTGGGACGCCGTCAGCCTCGATTGGGACGCCCAACGAGAGCACCAAGCCCAGATGGTCGACATCCTCGACGACGCCGACGAGGTGCGCATCAGATCCGGCGAGGAGACGGACGTGACGATGAGCGTCGCGGGTAACTCGACGCTCAACGACTACGGCGAGAAGAACCTACCCGGCGGCGAGGTGTTCACCGCGCCCGTCAAGGAGTCCGTCGAGGGCGAAGTCCACTTCGACATGCCCCTCTACCGGCAGGGCCGGGAGATAGAGGACGTCCGCGTCCGGTTCGAGGACGGCCGCGTCGAGTCGTACAGCGCCGCGCGCAACGAGGAGGTTCTCGACGGCGTCTTCGAAACCGACGAAGGGGCGCGCTACCTCGGCGAACTCGGCATCGGGATGAACCGCGCCATCGACCGGTTCACGTACAACATGCTGTTCGACGAGAAGATGGGCGACACCGTCCACATGGCCGTCGGTTCGGCGTACGCCGAGTGCGTCGGCGAGGAGAACGAACTCAACGAGAGCGCCGAACACGTCGATATGATAGTGGACATGTCCGAAGACTCCGTCATCGAGGTGGACGGTGAAGTCGTCCAACGCGACGGCACGTTCGTTTTCGAAGACGGCTTCTGA
- the lrp gene encoding HTH-type transcriptional regulator Lrp: MTYENLDAKLINALLGDGRASLRSLAEELDVSVTTVSNHLRDLEDEGVIEGYTPRVNYDALGYDVTAVIQLKVEGSALPDITDRLEDQKQMISVYEVTGDYDVIAVGKFRDTDGMNRQIKELLTDVDIRESNTSVVLNAVVENEQFDLDLDRDQA, translated from the coding sequence ATGACGTACGAAAACCTCGACGCGAAACTCATCAACGCATTACTCGGCGACGGACGCGCCAGTCTTCGGAGTCTCGCCGAGGAGTTGGACGTCTCGGTGACGACCGTCTCCAATCACCTCCGCGACTTGGAGGACGAGGGGGTCATCGAGGGGTACACCCCGCGGGTGAACTACGACGCACTCGGTTACGACGTCACCGCCGTCATCCAACTCAAAGTCGAGGGGAGCGCGCTTCCCGACATCACCGACCGACTCGAAGACCAAAAGCAGATGATATCGGTGTACGAGGTCACGGGCGACTACGACGTCATCGCTGTCGGGAAGTTCCGCGACACGGACGGGATGAACCGCCAGATAAAGGAACTGCTGACCGACGTGGACATCCGCGAGTCGAACACGAGCGTCGTCCTCAACGCCGTCGTGGAGAACGAACAGTTCGACCTCGACCTCGACCGAGACCAAGCCTAA
- the glnA gene encoding type I glutamate--ammonia ligase, which yields MTDENTTNHEVATDGGLSSAAQDVIDEIEENDVDFLRLQFTDILGTVKNVAVPATQAEKAFTEGIYFDGSSIEGFVRIQESDMRLKPDPETFAILPWRDGRSARLICDVINTSTGEPFEGDPRYVLKQAIARAEEMGYEINAAPEPEFFLFEEDEEGRATTNTNDAGGYFDLAPKDLASDVRRDIIYGLESMGFEIEASHHEVAEGQHEINFEYDDALTTADNVGTFRTVVRAIAAQHDLHATFMPKPIARINGSGMHTHLSLFTEDGENAFHDGDDEFDLSETAKQFLAGILEHAPAITAVSNPTVNSYKRLVPGYEAPVYVAWSDRNRSALIRKPAARVPAASRIEARFPDPSCNPYLAFAALIHAGLDGIEKGLDCPDPVRENIYEFDEKKREEYGIETLPSNLGEAVEALEGDEVVQSALGEHIYEKFVEAKSQEHDEFRVDVSQWELDRYLEKF from the coding sequence ATGACGGACGAAAACACGACCAATCACGAGGTAGCAACCGACGGCGGGTTGAGTTCGGCGGCCCAGGACGTCATCGACGAGATAGAGGAGAACGACGTCGACTTCCTTCGCCTCCAGTTTACCGACATCCTCGGCACGGTGAAGAACGTCGCCGTCCCGGCCACGCAGGCCGAGAAGGCGTTCACCGAGGGAATCTACTTCGACGGTTCGAGCATCGAAGGCTTCGTTCGCATTCAGGAGTCCGACATGCGTCTGAAGCCCGACCCCGAGACGTTCGCCATCCTCCCGTGGCGCGACGGCCGTTCGGCGCGTCTCATCTGCGACGTCATCAACACGTCCACGGGCGAACCGTTCGAGGGTGACCCGCGGTACGTCCTCAAGCAGGCCATCGCGCGCGCCGAGGAGATGGGCTACGAGATAAACGCCGCGCCCGAACCAGAGTTCTTCCTGTTCGAGGAGGACGAAGAGGGCCGCGCGACGACGAATACGAACGACGCCGGCGGCTACTTCGACCTCGCGCCGAAGGACCTCGCCTCCGACGTCCGCCGCGACATCATCTACGGGCTGGAGAGCATGGGCTTCGAGATAGAGGCCAGCCACCACGAAGTCGCGGAGGGGCAACACGAGATCAACTTCGAGTACGACGACGCCCTCACGACGGCCGACAACGTCGGGACGTTCCGAACCGTCGTCCGCGCCATCGCCGCCCAACACGACCTGCACGCGACGTTCATGCCCAAGCCCATCGCCCGCATCAACGGGTCCGGCATGCACACGCACCTCTCTCTGTTCACCGAGGACGGCGAGAACGCGTTCCACGACGGCGACGACGAGTTCGACCTCTCGGAGACGGCAAAGCAGTTCCTCGCGGGCATCCTCGAACACGCGCCCGCCATCACCGCCGTCTCGAACCCGACGGTGAACTCCTACAAGCGCCTCGTCCCCGGATACGAGGCGCCGGTGTACGTCGCGTGGTCCGACCGCAACCGCTCTGCGCTCATCCGCAAGCCGGCCGCGCGCGTTCCGGCCGCCAGCCGCATCGAGGCTCGCTTCCCCGACCCGTCCTGTAATCCCTACCTCGCGTTCGCCGCCCTCATCCACGCCGGACTCGACGGCATCGAGAAGGGCCTCGACTGCCCCGACCCGGTCCGCGAGAACATCTACGAGTTCGACGAGAAGAAGCGCGAGGAGTACGGCATCGAGACGCTCCCGTCGAACCTCGGCGAGGCCGTCGAGGCTCTCGAAGGAGACGAAGTCGTCCAAAGCGCTCTCGGCGAGCACATCTACGAGAAGTTCGTCGAAGCGAAGTCCCAAGAGCACGACGAGTTCCGCGTCGACGTCTCCCAGTGGGAACTCGACCGCTACCTCGAGAAGTTCTGA
- a CDS encoding phosphatase PAP2 family protein: MPLTIPARTAPGASLPVGGLPAAARGIGELAAARSLPEFVVSAFGLVTHLGDAWLCLAAVTFAYVAGERSGLPRRSAAFALALGLGALGLTLGLKHLFALPRPPLAAEEGFGFPSGHALGATVFWGGIALLVRVGTRRRRLSVAGAVILLVAASRVVLGVHYVADVAAGVAVGVAFLAAMSRLSDRGESPAAPVLDPTRAQVTAAFAAAFVLVAAALVVAPSESELLLGVGTAAGAAATWHYLGHRANAAELDRSAASAAVGGVGLPVLLGAMVVVAELSTVAVLVVAAGAVGGAGLLALPFAASSIRRR; encoded by the coding sequence GTGCCTCTGACCATCCCCGCCCGCACCGCCCCCGGCGCGTCGCTCCCCGTCGGCGGACTCCCCGCCGCCGCGCGCGGAATCGGCGAACTGGCGGCGGCGCGTTCCCTCCCGGAGTTCGTCGTCTCCGCCTTCGGCCTCGTGACGCACCTCGGCGACGCGTGGCTCTGCCTCGCGGCCGTGACGTTCGCGTACGTCGCCGGCGAGCGCTCGGGTCTCCCCCGTCGGAGCGCGGCGTTCGCGCTCGCACTCGGACTCGGTGCGCTCGGCCTCACGCTCGGCCTGAAACACCTCTTTGCGCTCCCCCGCCCGCCCCTCGCCGCCGAAGAGGGGTTCGGCTTTCCCAGCGGTCACGCCCTCGGGGCGACCGTCTTCTGGGGCGGCATCGCGCTCCTCGTCCGCGTCGGCACTCGGCGTCGCCGCCTCTCCGTCGCGGGCGCGGTGATTCTGCTCGTCGCCGCCTCCCGCGTCGTCCTCGGCGTCCACTACGTCGCGGACGTGGCCGCCGGCGTCGCCGTCGGCGTCGCCTTCCTCGCGGCGATGTCCCGCCTGTCGGACCGGGGGGAGTCGCCCGCCGCGCCGGTTCTCGACCCGACGCGGGCGCAGGTGACCGCCGCCTTCGCCGCCGCTTTCGTGCTCGTCGCCGCCGCCCTCGTCGTCGCCCCCTCGGAGAGCGAACTGCTCCTCGGCGTCGGGACGGCGGCGGGTGCGGCGGCGACGTGGCACTACCTCGGCCACCGCGCGAACGCGGCCGAACTCGACCGCTCGGCGGCGTCGGCGGCCGTCGGCGGCGTCGGACTCCCGGTACTCCTCGGGGCGATGGTCGTCGTCGCGGAGCTATCCACCGTCGCCGTCCTCGTCGTCGCCGCGGGCGCGGTCGGCGGCGCTGGCCTCCTCGCGCTCCCGTTCGCGGCGTCGTCGATACGCCGCCGCTAA
- a CDS encoding YhjD/YihY/BrkB family envelope integrity protein, producing the protein MSVRIRNQVPLVRSVFETVQEREVTFLAASISYYTLVSLIPLLTLGVVVAAYVGGDELQTVVQELAGEYLLPSGSQVVTQALGDPTGQSALSVVSLGITTWGALKLFRGLDIAFSRIYGSSAGSIADQLRDGSIALVAIGLGTLGVAAATAVIAALDVPVLDLLSPLLLLGLLCVAFFPLYYVFPDVGLTPRQALPGTVFAAVGWSALGVGFGLYASVAGSSVAGALGAILLLMTWFYFSGILVLFGAVINAVLAGKVTTDGKPSDRTGIDRQVQHDSVRRGDRTMSVDDDVRADATEGDSGADVSPRGAPDIEQLEREIEELRADLDGFEDDVDARTVEKPELESELKRYVRSRMRRSKARGWGPYLVLLYGTVTTIAAFAFLQDDLLSVVAMLIIYLSTLGLYVLFVIFGVGLNAVGFPGRLVDWVRDKRA; encoded by the coding sequence GTGAGCGTTCGAATTCGAAATCAAGTCCCGCTGGTACGGTCGGTGTTCGAAACCGTCCAAGAGCGCGAGGTGACGTTTCTCGCGGCGAGTATCTCCTACTACACGCTCGTCTCTCTCATCCCGCTTCTGACGCTGGGTGTCGTCGTCGCGGCGTACGTCGGCGGCGACGAACTCCAGACGGTCGTACAGGAACTCGCGGGCGAGTATCTCCTCCCCTCGGGGTCGCAGGTGGTCACGCAGGCACTGGGCGACCCGACCGGACAGAGCGCGCTCTCGGTCGTGAGTCTCGGCATCACCACGTGGGGCGCGCTGAAACTGTTCCGCGGCCTCGACATCGCTTTCTCGCGCATCTACGGGTCCAGCGCCGGGAGCATCGCGGACCAACTGCGGGACGGAAGCATCGCCCTCGTCGCCATCGGACTCGGAACGCTCGGCGTCGCCGCCGCCACGGCGGTCATCGCCGCACTCGACGTGCCCGTCCTCGACCTGTTGAGTCCGCTCCTCCTGCTCGGACTCCTCTGCGTGGCGTTCTTCCCGCTGTACTACGTGTTCCCCGACGTCGGCCTCACGCCGCGGCAGGCGCTTCCGGGAACCGTCTTCGCCGCCGTCGGGTGGTCTGCCCTCGGCGTCGGGTTCGGTCTCTACGCGTCCGTCGCCGGGTCGTCCGTCGCCGGAGCGCTCGGTGCCATCCTGCTTCTGATGACGTGGTTCTACTTCTCGGGCATCCTCGTGCTGTTCGGCGCGGTGATAAACGCCGTCCTCGCGGGGAAAGTCACGACAGACGGAAAACCGAGCGACCGAACCGGTATCGACCGGCAAGTACAACACGATAGCGTTCGACGTGGTGACAGAACGATGAGTGTGGACGACGACGTACGCGCAGACGCCACCGAGGGTGACAGTGGGGCCGACGTGAGCCCGCGCGGGGCGCCCGACATCGAGCAACTCGAACGGGAAATCGAGGAGCTTCGCGCGGACCTCGACGGGTTCGAGGACGACGTCGACGCTCGAACCGTCGAGAAGCCCGAACTCGAATCGGAACTGAAACGCTACGTCAGAAGCCGGATGCGGCGTAGCAAAGCCCGCGGGTGGGGTCCGTATCTCGTCCTCCTCTACGGGACGGTGACGACCATCGCGGCCTTCGCCTTCCTGCAGGACGACCTGCTCTCGGTCGTCGCCATGCTCATCATCTACCTCTCGACGCTCGGTCTGTACGTCCTGTTCGTCATCTTCGGCGTCGGTCTGAACGCCGTCGGCTTCCCCGGACGCCTCGTCGATTGGGTCCGCGACAAACGCGCCTGA
- a CDS encoding tRNA (guanine(26)-N(2))-dimethyltransferase: protein MDVREGEIAVEVPGARDGASEGAGDDVFYNPTQELNRDVTVAVLRAYRERDPRAETYLDAMAASGIRGVRAAAAGFDVTCADVEEEAVELARRNFERNDLPGEAVHRDANALMHDSVFDVVDLDPFGTPVPFADAAFANTRDLVCVTATDTAPLCGAHQKSGIRKYSTLPQNTDYHSEMGLRVLLSAMVRTAARYDKAAVPILSHVTRHYARTYLELDSRATKADEAIENLGHVYHCEDCLARDHEFGLVAHPPEECAVCGSSRLLVAGPIWLGPICDPEFAREVRGHVTEEMGTERRAKEMLETVAGELDRPTHYDQHRLCKQWGRSASAMDEFIDQLREAGFEATRAHYSGTAFKTDASIAEMREATAE, encoded by the coding sequence ATGGACGTTCGCGAGGGAGAGATAGCGGTCGAGGTTCCCGGCGCCCGAGACGGCGCGTCCGAAGGGGCCGGCGACGACGTCTTCTACAACCCGACGCAGGAACTCAACCGCGACGTGACCGTCGCGGTGCTCCGGGCGTACAGAGAGCGAGACCCCCGCGCCGAGACGTACCTCGACGCGATGGCCGCCAGCGGAATCCGCGGCGTCCGCGCGGCGGCGGCGGGGTTCGACGTCACCTGCGCCGACGTCGAGGAGGAGGCGGTCGAACTCGCGCGGCGCAACTTCGAGCGAAACGACCTGCCCGGCGAGGCGGTCCACCGCGACGCCAACGCACTCATGCACGACTCCGTCTTCGACGTGGTGGACTTGGACCCGTTCGGCACGCCCGTCCCCTTCGCCGACGCGGCGTTCGCCAACACTCGCGATCTGGTCTGCGTCACCGCGACGGACACCGCGCCCCTCTGCGGCGCACACCAGAAGAGCGGTATCCGGAAGTACTCCACCCTCCCGCAGAACACCGACTACCACTCCGAGATGGGCCTTCGGGTCCTCCTGTCGGCGATGGTTCGCACCGCGGCGCGGTACGACAAGGCGGCGGTGCCGATTCTCTCGCACGTGACTCGCCACTACGCCCGAACGTACCTCGAACTCGACTCGCGGGCGACGAAAGCCGACGAGGCGATAGAGAACCTCGGCCACGTCTACCACTGCGAGGACTGCCTCGCCCGCGACCACGAGTTCGGCCTCGTCGCGCACCCCCCGGAGGAGTGCGCCGTCTGCGGGAGCAGTCGCCTCCTCGTCGCCGGACCGATATGGCTCGGACCGATCTGCGACCCCGAGTTCGCCCGCGAGGTGCGCGGACACGTGACCGAGGAGATGGGGACCGAACGCCGAGCGAAAGAGATGCTCGAAACCGTCGCCGGCGAACTCGACCGGCCCACGCACTACGACCAACACCGCCTCTGCAAGCAGTGGGGACGGTCCGCGAGCGCCATGGACGAGTTCATCGATCAACTGCGCGAGGCGGGGTTCGAGGCGACGCGTGCGCACTACTCCGGGACGGCGTTCAAGACCGACGCCTCGATAGCCGAGATGCGCGAGGCGACGGCGGAGTAG